In Rhodobacter xanthinilyticus, a single window of DNA contains:
- the folE2 gene encoding GTP cyclohydrolase FolE2, with protein sequence MTIHDRIGAPEREAAEQALATLRAWAAQADPAEVARLDPAIARLLPGRETGNYPDLRRAYDPEFRADAAYKAGLPDLQNGPSSLIVGARTRIEHVGISHFRLPIRYQLRAGGEIALETSVTGTVSLEAEKKGINMSRIMRSFYAHAESAFSGAVMARAVDDYKDHLESFDARLSMRFSFPSRVESLRSGLAGWQYYDIALEQIDRAGARKRVIHLDYVYSSTCPCSLELSEHARQVRGQLATPHSQRSVARISVVAQPGARLWFEDLIEIARAAVPTETQVMVKREDEQAFAELNAANPIFVEDAVRAFAAGLLADPRVGDFRVMASHQESLHSHDAVALLTEGETFASDSLDPRLFASLHHPG encoded by the coding sequence ATGACCATTCACGATCGGATCGGCGCGCCCGAGCGCGAAGCGGCGGAGCAGGCGCTCGCGACGTTGCGCGCCTGGGCCGCGCAGGCAGACCCCGCCGAGGTGGCGCGCCTCGACCCGGCGATCGCGCGGCTCTTGCCCGGGCGCGAGACCGGCAATTACCCCGATCTGCGGCGCGCCTATGACCCCGAGTTCCGCGCCGATGCCGCCTACAAGGCGGGCCTGCCCGATCTGCAGAACGGCCCCTCGAGCCTGATCGTTGGGGCGCGCACGCGGATCGAACATGTCGGCATCTCGCATTTCCGCCTGCCGATCCGCTACCAGCTCCGCGCCGGCGGCGAGATCGCGCTCGAGACCTCGGTGACCGGCACGGTCAGCCTCGAGGCCGAGAAGAAGGGCATCAACATGAGCCGGATCATGCGCTCCTTCTACGCCCATGCGGAAAGCGCGTTTTCCGGCGCGGTGATGGCGCGGGCGGTGGATGACTACAAGGACCACCTCGAGAGCTTCGACGCGCGGCTCTCGATGCGGTTTTCCTTCCCGAGCCGGGTGGAGAGCCTGCGCTCCGGCCTCGCGGGTTGGCAGTATTACGATATCGCGCTCGAACAGATCGACCGGGCGGGGGCGCGCAAACGGGTGATCCACCTCGATTACGTCTACAGCTCGACCTGCCCCTGCTCGCTCGAACTTTCCGAACATGCCCGCCAGGTCCGCGGCCAGCTCGCGACGCCGCATTCGCAACGCTCGGTGGCGCGGATCTCGGTGGTGGCGCAGCCGGGCGCGCGGCTGTGGTTCGAGGATCTGATCGAGATCGCGCGTGCCGCGGTGCCGACCGAGACGCAGGTGATGGTCAAGCGCGAGGATGAACAAGCCTTCGCCGAGCTCAACGCCGCCAATCCGATCTTCGTCGAGGATGCGGTGCGCGCCTTCGCGGCGGGGCTGCTGGCCGACCCGCGGGTGGGCGATTTCCGGGTGATGGCGAGCCATCAGGAGAGCCTGCACAGCCATGATGCGGTGGCGCTGCTGACCGAGGGCGAGACCTTCGCCTCCGACAGCCTCGACCCGCGGCTCTTCGCCTCGCTGCATCACCCCGGCTGA
- a CDS encoding EamA family transporter, with amino-acid sequence MGELITALAGTPAGHQAALGLALAAAFLHALFGALQKGRHDPWLSRAAIDASYGLIAAPVALFVVPWPEPHMWPIFAGVWAIHAGYKIAQAACYQRGAYTVVYPVVRGTGPLFTVAGAEVIFGEHFTAGQWAGVAVLLAGIYGLALYNLRTVREGRETMGAALGLAVLTGAFVAAYTTFDAYGIRATADPFTFLAWFFFLDGWLMPLLTVRRWRHVPSSELGPLLKRGVIGAFVAYFSFGAIMLATRLDRVGEAAVLRETSTVFAALIGWLVLGEKVGPRRVALMALIAAGAVIVEMAG; translated from the coding sequence TTGGGTGAGCTTATAACGGCGCTCGCGGGCACGCCAGCGGGACATCAGGCGGCGCTGGGCCTGGCGCTTGCGGCGGCGTTTCTGCATGCGCTCTTCGGCGCACTGCAAAAGGGGCGCCATGACCCCTGGCTCTCGCGGGCCGCGATCGACGCGAGCTATGGGCTGATCGCGGCGCCGGTCGCGCTCTTTGTCGTGCCCTGGCCCGAGCCGCATATGTGGCCGATCTTCGCGGGCGTCTGGGCGATCCATGCGGGTTACAAGATCGCGCAGGCGGCCTGCTACCAGCGCGGCGCCTATACCGTCGTCTACCCGGTCGTGCGCGGCACCGGGCCGCTCTTCACGGTGGCAGGCGCCGAGGTGATCTTTGGCGAGCATTTCACCGCGGGGCAATGGGCGGGGGTGGCGGTGCTTCTGGCCGGGATCTACGGGCTTGCGCTTTACAACCTGCGCACGGTGCGCGAGGGGCGCGAGACGATGGGCGCGGCGCTGGGGCTGGCGGTGCTGACCGGCGCCTTCGTGGCCGCCTATACGACCTTCGACGCCTATGGCATCCGCGCCACCGCCGATCCGTTCACCTTTCTGGCGTGGTTTTTCTTCCTCGATGGCTGGCTGATGCCGCTGCTCACGGTGCGGCGCTGGCGCCACGTGCCGAGCTCGGAATTGGGCCCCTTGCTGAAAAGGGGTGTCATCGGCGCCTTTGTCGCCTATTTCTCCTTCGGCGCGATCATGCTGGCCACGCGGCTCGACCGGGTGGGCGAGGCAGCGGTTTTGCGCGAAACCTCGACGGTCTTTGCCGCGCTGATCGGCTGGCTGGTGCTGGGGGAGAAGGTGGGGCCGCGGCGGGTCGCGCTGATGGCGCTGATCGCGGCGGGGGCGGTGATTGTGGAAATGGCGGGGTAG
- a CDS encoding Hint domain-containing protein → MSLTIYALDYQFAAATDGNVNSGAGTSTFDYPPNSTKNLVISSQDGDPSPYTFDVGDTYTVSFTGNGGTTIENATVIRTDPISINDDQGWAVVFEGLDSKGDLTQVIWTPEFDLENWYWTNYGPSNPPGFYTTDASATNYAVPCFTAETPIETERGPRPAGEIGVGDLVHTLDRGPQPVLWAARHEMRGQRAGAPVWFERGAIGNDTPIELSQHHRVLLRGAALIEPYGDNEALAPALSFLNGATIRLRPRARVTYVHLMCAHHEVIRAGGAFVESLFAGPEAMALFARLGDAPPLDLARRQIRPARPLLTRRQGEEMRAAILRETRVKRAMFGRRLPLRNAPKFTLRRAPGPGLPAFARLVETETAPQEG, encoded by the coding sequence ATGAGCCTGACGATTTACGCGCTGGATTACCAATTCGCCGCCGCGACGGATGGCAACGTGAACTCGGGCGCGGGCACCTCGACCTTCGATTACCCGCCGAATTCGACCAAAAACCTCGTCATCTCCTCCCAAGACGGCGACCCCTCGCCCTATACATTCGACGTGGGCGATACCTATACCGTCAGCTTCACCGGCAACGGCGGCACCACGATCGAGAACGCCACCGTGATCCGCACCGACCCGATCTCGATCAACGACGATCAGGGCTGGGCGGTGGTCTTCGAGGGGCTCGACAGCAAGGGCGATCTCACCCAGGTGATCTGGACGCCGGAATTCGACCTCGAGAACTGGTATTGGACCAATTACGGCCCCTCGAACCCGCCCGGCTTCTACACAACCGACGCCAGCGCCACGAATTATGCGGTGCCCTGTTTCACCGCCGAGACCCCGATCGAGACCGAGCGCGGCCCCCGTCCGGCGGGCGAGATCGGCGTGGGCGATCTCGTCCACACCCTCGACCGCGGGCCGCAGCCCGTGCTCTGGGCCGCGCGCCACGAGATGCGCGGCCAGCGCGCCGGCGCGCCCGTCTGGTTCGAGCGCGGCGCGATCGGCAACGACACCCCCATCGAGCTCAGCCAGCACCACCGCGTGCTCCTGCGCGGCGCCGCGCTGATCGAACCCTATGGCGATAACGAGGCCCTCGCCCCGGCGCTGAGCTTTCTCAACGGCGCGACGATCCGGCTGCGCCCGCGCGCGCGCGTCACCTATGTGCATCTGATGTGCGCCCACCATGAGGTGATCCGCGCGGGCGGCGCCTTTGTCGAAAGCCTCTTCGCCGGGCCCGAGGCGATGGCGCTCTTCGCGCGGCTCGGCGATGCGCCGCCGCTCGATCTCGCCCGCCGCCAGATCCGGCCCGCGCGCCCGCTCCTCACCCGCCGTCAGGGCGAGGAGATGCGCGCCGCGATCCTGCGCGAAACCCGGGTGAAACGCGCGATGTTCGGCCGCCGCCTGCCGCTGCGCAACGCGCCGAAATTCACGCTGCGCCGCGCCCCCGGCCCCGGCCTGCCCGCCTTCGCGCGCCTCGTCGAGACCGAAACCGCCCCGCAAGAGGGCTGA
- a CDS encoding ATP-dependent helicase, whose protein sequence is MNGFDDAYEGALSLSARAMMAARGGEPGYLEGLNAAQREAVETLDGPVLMLAGAGTGKTKALTTRIAHLIHTGRARPNEILAVTFTNKAAREMKERVGRLLGGAIEGVPWLGTFHSVCVKLLRRHAELVGLKANFTILDTDDQVRLLKQLILAANMDEKRWPARQLAGLIDGWKNRALTPERVRGAETAAFNNRGSELYAAYQERLVTLNAVDFGDLLLHMVTIFQTHADVLAQYQRWFRYILVDEYQDTNVAQYLWLRLLAQGHRNICCVGDDDQSIYGWRGAEVGNILRFEKDFPGAAVIRLEQNYRSTEHILAAASRLISGNEGRLGKTLWTEARGGEKVRLIGHWDGEEEARWIGEEIEALAAGRRALGPVRLSDQAILVRASHQMRAFEDRFLSIGLPYRVIGGPRFYERLEIRDAMAYFRLAVSPEDDLAFERVINTPKRGLGDKAQARIQSLARETGVGLLEAARLMVAEGELSGKAGGQLRQFVEAVDRWHAEIRAASPATAVTAAEDDELLIEPEEGGIAPANDHSHVRLAERILEESGYVEMWLNDKTPEAPGRLENLKELVKALEQFDNLQGFLEHVALIMDNDRDESGDKVSIMTLHGAKGLEFPVVFLPGWEDGLFPSQRAMDETGQKGLEEERRLGYVGITRAERLCTISFAGNRRVYGQWQSQLPSRFIDELPAADVEVLTPPGLYGGGFGAAGAYGGAGAGFSGGSRLEERAGRADVYNSPGWKRLQAQGGQSAAPARRGAQVFDADAEDFEIGERVFHKKFGYGRVVATEGDKLVVDFEKAGEKKLLASFVVPAAQAGEVPF, encoded by the coding sequence ATGAACGGGTTTGATGACGCATATGAGGGGGCGCTGAGTCTCTCCGCGCGCGCGATGATGGCGGCGCGGGGCGGCGAGCCCGGCTATCTCGAGGGGCTGAACGCGGCGCAGCGGGAGGCGGTGGAGACGCTGGACGGGCCGGTCTTGATGCTTGCGGGCGCGGGCACCGGCAAGACCAAGGCGCTCACCACGCGGATCGCGCATCTGATCCATACCGGGCGGGCGCGGCCCAATGAGATCCTCGCGGTGACCTTCACCAACAAGGCCGCCCGCGAGATGAAGGAGCGGGTCGGGCGGCTCTTGGGCGGCGCGATCGAGGGGGTGCCGTGGCTCGGCACCTTCCACTCGGTCTGTGTGAAGCTCTTGCGCCGTCATGCCGAGCTCGTGGGGTTGAAGGCGAATTTCACCATTCTCGATACCGATGATCAGGTGCGGCTGCTCAAGCAGTTGATCCTGGCCGCGAACATGGATGAAAAGCGCTGGCCCGCGCGCCAGCTTGCCGGGCTGATCGATGGCTGGAAGAACCGCGCGCTGACGCCGGAGCGGGTGCGCGGCGCGGAGACGGCCGCGTTCAACAACCGCGGCTCGGAGCTCTACGCGGCCTATCAGGAGCGGCTGGTGACGCTCAATGCGGTCGATTTCGGCGACCTGCTCTTGCATATGGTCACGATCTTCCAGACCCATGCCGATGTGCTCGCGCAGTATCAGCGCTGGTTCCGTTATATCCTCGTCGACGAGTATCAAGACACCAATGTCGCGCAATATCTCTGGCTGCGGCTCTTGGCGCAGGGGCATCGCAACATCTGTTGCGTGGGCGATGATGACCAGTCGATCTATGGTTGGCGCGGTGCCGAGGTGGGCAATATCTTGCGGTTCGAGAAGGATTTTCCGGGCGCGGCGGTGATCCGGCTCGAGCAGAATTACCGCTCGACGGAGCATATTCTGGCCGCCGCCTCGCGGTTGATTTCGGGCAATGAGGGGCGGCTTGGCAAGACGCTCTGGACCGAGGCGCGCGGCGGCGAGAAGGTGCGGCTGATCGGCCATTGGGATGGCGAGGAGGAGGCGCGCTGGATCGGCGAGGAGATCGAGGCGCTGGCGGCGGGGCGGCGCGCGCTCGGGCCGGTGCGGCTCTCCGATCAGGCGATCCTGGTGCGCGCGAGCCATCAGATGCGCGCCTTCGAGGACCGGTTCCTGTCGATCGGGCTGCCGTACCGGGTGATCGGGGGGCCGCGGTTCTATGAGCGGCTCGAGATCCGCGACGCGATGGCCTATTTCCGCCTCGCGGTCAGCCCGGAGGATGATCTGGCCTTCGAGCGGGTGATCAACACGCCCAAGCGCGGCCTTGGCGACAAGGCGCAGGCGCGCATCCAGAGCCTTGCGCGCGAGACCGGCGTCGGGCTTTTGGAGGCGGCGCGGCTGATGGTGGCCGAGGGCGAGCTCTCCGGCAAGGCGGGCGGGCAGTTGCGCCAGTTCGTCGAGGCGGTGGACCGCTGGCATGCCGAGATCCGCGCGGCCTCGCCCGCCACCGCGGTGACGGCGGCGGAGGATGATGAGCTCCTGATCGAGCCCGAGGAGGGCGGCATCGCGCCGGCCAACGACCATTCGCATGTGCGCCTCGCCGAGCGGATCCTGGAGGAATCGGGCTATGTCGAGATGTGGCTCAACGACAAGACGCCGGAGGCGCCGGGGCGGCTCGAGAACCTGAAGGAACTCGTCAAGGCCCTGGAACAATTCGATAATCTCCAGGGCTTCCTCGAGCATGTCGCGTTGATCATGGACAATGACCGCGACGAGAGCGGCGACAAGGTCTCGATCATGACGCTGCATGGCGCCAAGGGGCTCGAGTTTCCGGTGGTGTTCTTGCCGGGCTGGGAGGACGGGCTCTTCCCCAGCCAGCGCGCGATGGACGAGACCGGGCAGAAGGGGCTCGAGGAGGAGCGCCGGCTCGGCTATGTCGGCATCACCCGCGCCGAGCGGCTTTGCACGATCTCCTTCGCGGGCAACCGCCGGGTCTATGGCCAGTGGCAAAGCCAGCTGCCCTCGCGGTTCATCGATGAGCTGCCGGCGGCCGATGTCGAGGTGCTGACGCCGCCCGGGCTTTACGGCGGCGGCTTTGGCGCGGCGGGGGCCTATGGCGGCGCGGGGGCGGGGTTTTCGGGCGGCTCGCGGCTCGAGGAGCGGGCCGGGCGGGCCGATGTCTACAATTCGCCGGGCTGGAAACGCTTGCAGGCGCAGGGCGGCCAGAGCGCCGCCCCGGCGCGGCGCGGCGCGCAGGTGTTTGACGCCGATGCCGAGGATTTCGAGATCGGCGAGCGGGTGTTTCACAAGAAATTCGGCTACGGGCGCGTGGTGGCGACCGAGGGCGACAAGCTCGTCGTCGATTTCGAGAAGGCGGGGGAGAAGAAGCTTCTGGCCTCCTTCGTGGTGCCGGCCGCGCAGGCGGGCGAGGTGCCGTTCTGA
- a CDS encoding aminotransferase class I/II-fold pyridoxal phosphate-dependent enzyme, giving the protein MSTDWNTRTKLVHEGIRRSQYGEMAEALFLTQGFVYPSAEAAEARFIGAGEDEFIYARYGNPTTRMFEDRIAAIEGTEDAFACASGMAAINGALTSQLKAGDHVVAARQMFGSCLHVLKVLSGFGVGVTLVDGTKLYEWRAAMRPETKICFFESVSNPGLEVIDIAGVAEIAHAGGAVVVVDNVFASPIFSKAVAQGADIVVYSTTKHIDGGGRALGGVVCGTRAFIRGPLETYVKHTGGAMSPFHAWIMLSGMQTLDLRVRAQAANAAMAASAVAGHAALARTIYPGLIDHPQHALAMAQMGSGGTMLCLDLAGGKEAAFRFLNALKIVSISNNLGDAKSIATHPATTTHKNLSEEDRAVIGITPGLVRISLGIEDGADLVADLRQALDAV; this is encoded by the coding sequence ATGAGCACCGACTGGAACACCCGCACCAAACTCGTTCACGAAGGCATCCGCCGCAGCCAATATGGCGAGATGGCCGAGGCGCTGTTTTTGACGCAGGGCTTTGTCTACCCCTCCGCCGAGGCCGCCGAGGCGCGGTTCATCGGCGCGGGGGAGGATGAGTTCATCTATGCCCGTTACGGCAACCCGACGACGCGGATGTTCGAGGACCGGATCGCCGCGATCGAGGGCACCGAGGATGCGTTTGCCTGCGCCTCGGGCATGGCCGCGATCAACGGCGCGCTGACCTCGCAGCTCAAGGCGGGCGACCATGTCGTCGCGGCGCGGCAGATGTTCGGCTCGTGCCTGCATGTGCTCAAGGTGCTCTCGGGCTTTGGCGTCGGCGTCACGCTGGTTGACGGCACGAAGCTCTACGAATGGCGTGCGGCGATGCGGCCGGAGACGAAGATCTGCTTCTTTGAAAGCGTGTCGAACCCGGGCCTCGAGGTGATCGATATCGCAGGCGTGGCGGAGATTGCGCATGCGGGCGGCGCGGTGGTGGTTGTCGACAATGTCTTCGCCTCGCCGATCTTCTCGAAGGCGGTGGCGCAGGGCGCCGATATCGTCGTCTATTCGACGACCAAACATATCGACGGCGGCGGGCGGGCGCTCGGCGGGGTGGTCTGCGGCACGCGCGCTTTCATCCGCGGCCCGCTTGAAACCTATGTCAAACACACCGGCGGCGCGATGAGCCCGTTCCATGCCTGGATCATGCTCTCGGGGATGCAGACGCTCGATTTGCGGGTGCGCGCCCAGGCAGCCAATGCGGCGATGGCGGCTTCGGCGGTCGCGGGGCATGCGGCGCTTGCGCGCACGATCTATCCGGGGCTGATCGATCACCCGCAACATGCGCTCGCTATGGCGCAGATGGGCTCGGGCGGCACCATGCTCTGCCTCGATCTCGCGGGTGGCAAGGAGGCCGCGTTCCGCTTCCTCAACGCGCTGAAAATCGTGAGCATTTCCAACAACCTGGGCGATGCGAAATCGATCGCGACGCATCCCGCGACGACCACCCACAAGAACCTGAGCGAGGAAGATCGCGCGGTGATCGGGATCACGCCGGGGCTGGTGCGGATCTCGCTCGGCATCGAGGATGGCGCCGATCTCGTGGCCGATCTGCGTCAGGCGCTCGACGCGGTCTGA
- a CDS encoding inner membrane-spanning protein YciB, protein MAGKKINPWLKAGLEFGPLVAFFAAFVRLKGESFVIHGVSYSGFVVATALFVPLMVITTGVLWRLTGRLAPMQVATLVLVVVFGGLSIWFNDPKFFKMKPTLIYLLFAGLLGFGLLRGKPWLQLVMEEALPMRHEGWMILTKRLALFFLGLAVANEVIWRTMSDQAWVNFKTFGLTAAMFAFFIAQGGLIQRYGIEKPKDGGPEA, encoded by the coding sequence ATGGCCGGCAAGAAGATCAATCCGTGGCTGAAGGCGGGGCTCGAATTCGGGCCGCTGGTGGCGTTTTTCGCGGCCTTCGTGCGGCTCAAGGGCGAGAGCTTCGTGATCCATGGGGTGAGCTATTCGGGCTTCGTGGTGGCGACGGCGCTCTTCGTGCCCCTGATGGTGATCACCACCGGGGTGCTGTGGCGGCTGACCGGGCGGCTCGCGCCGATGCAGGTGGCGACGCTGGTGCTCGTGGTGGTGTTCGGCGGGCTCTCGATCTGGTTCAACGACCCGAAATTCTTCAAGATGAAGCCGACGCTGATCTATCTCCTTTTCGCGGGGCTTCTGGGCTTTGGCCTCTTGCGCGGCAAGCCGTGGTTGCAGCTCGTCATGGAAGAGGCGCTGCCGATGCGCCATGAGGGCTGGATGATCCTGACCAAGCGGCTCGCGCTCTTCTTCCTCGGGCTCGCGGTGGCCAATGAGGTGATCTGGCGCACGATGTCCGATCAGGCCTGGGTCAATTTCAAGACCTTCGGGCTCACCGCGGCGATGTTTGCCTTCTTCATCGCCCAGGGCGGGCTGATCCAGCGCTACGGGATCGAGAAGCCGAAGGACGGCGGGCCGGAGGCCTGA
- a CDS encoding acetyl-CoA hydrolase/transferase family protein, with product MPASHRILNHAFRSKIMTAEEAARLIPSGAAIGMSGFTGSGYPKAVPQALAARIEDEHAKGNRFKVSIWSGASTGPELDGALAKADGIDFRLPYNSDPIARQKINAGTMQYFDMHLSQVAPMAWQGFLGKLDWAVVEVSGITPDGHLIPSSSVGNNKTWLDIAENVILEVNAWQSEHLLGMHDIYYGTALPPNRVPIPLIRPDQRIGEPTFRIDPAKVVGVVMTDSPDRNAPFAKPDAVAYAIAGQLLEFFEHEVKVGRLPRNLLPLQSGVGNVTNAVLSGLMHGPFDQMTSFTEVVQDGMIEMLETGKLLMASATAFSLSPEMAHRINAEAERFRGKLVLRPQEISNHPELIRRLGCIAMNGLIEADIYGNVNSTHVMGSRIQNGIGGSGDFARNAFLSIFMTPSTAKGGAISAIVPMVAHTDHIAQDVHVIVTEQGLADLRGLSPKARAKLVIERCAHPDYRPMLQDYYDRASRSSYGLHAPNILPEALSWHQRFVETGSMKP from the coding sequence GTGCCCGCCAGCCATCGCATCCTCAACCACGCCTTCCGCTCGAAGATCATGACCGCCGAGGAGGCCGCCCGGCTGATCCCCTCGGGCGCCGCGATCGGGATGAGCGGCTTCACGGGCTCGGGCTACCCCAAGGCGGTGCCGCAGGCGCTCGCCGCGCGGATCGAGGACGAACACGCCAAGGGCAACCGCTTCAAGGTCTCGATCTGGTCGGGCGCCTCGACCGGCCCCGAGCTCGACGGGGCGCTGGCGAAAGCCGACGGCATCGATTTCCGCCTGCCCTACAATTCCGACCCGATCGCGCGGCAAAAGATCAACGCCGGCACGATGCAATATTTCGACATGCACCTGAGCCAGGTCGCGCCGATGGCCTGGCAGGGCTTTCTGGGCAAGCTCGACTGGGCGGTGGTCGAGGTCTCGGGCATCACCCCCGACGGCCATCTGATCCCCTCGAGCTCGGTCGGCAACAACAAGACCTGGCTCGACATCGCCGAGAATGTGATCCTCGAGGTCAACGCCTGGCAATCCGAACATCTGCTGGGCATGCACGACATCTATTATGGCACCGCCCTGCCCCCCAACCGCGTGCCGATCCCGCTCATTCGCCCCGATCAGCGCATCGGCGAGCCGACCTTCCGCATCGACCCGGCCAAGGTCGTGGGCGTGGTGATGACCGACTCGCCCGACCGCAACGCGCCCTTCGCCAAACCCGATGCCGTGGCCTATGCGATCGCGGGGCAACTGCTTGAATTCTTTGAACATGAGGTGAAGGTCGGGCGGCTGCCGCGCAACCTTCTGCCGCTGCAATCGGGGGTCGGCAACGTCACCAATGCGGTGCTCTCGGGGCTCATGCACGGGCCGTTTGACCAAATGACCTCCTTCACCGAGGTGGTGCAGGATGGCATGATCGAGATGCTCGAGACCGGCAAGCTGCTGATGGCCTCGGCCACCGCCTTCTCGCTCAGCCCGGAGATGGCGCACCGCATCAACGCCGAGGCCGAGCGCTTCCGCGGCAAGCTCGTGCTGCGCCCGCAGGAGATCTCGAACCACCCCGAGCTGATCCGCCGGCTCGGCTGCATCGCGATGAACGGGCTGATCGAGGCCGATATCTATGGCAATGTGAACTCCACCCATGTGATGGGCTCGCGGATCCAGAACGGCATCGGCGGCTCGGGCGATTTCGCGCGCAACGCCTTCCTGTCGATCTTCATGACCCCCTCGACCGCGAAGGGCGGCGCGATCTCGGCGATCGTGCCGATGGTGGCCCATACCGACCATATCGCGCAAGATGTCCATGTCATCGTCACCGAACAGGGGCTCGCCGATCTGCGCGGCCTCTCGCCGAAGGCACGCGCGAAACTGGTGATCGAGCGCTGCGCCCACCCCGATTACCGGCCGATGCTGCAAGATTACTACGACCGCGCGAGCCGCAGCAGTTACGGCCTCCATGCCCCCAACATCCTGCCCGAGGCGCTCTCCTGGCATCAACGCTTCGTCGAAACCGGCTCGATGAAGCCCTGA
- a CDS encoding MgtC/SapB family protein gives MSFLDPLWSDLAASFTATPAPVATLRLVAAMVMGGLIGFEREWHHKPAGLRTHMLISVAAALFALLSFELLEISRQLGGAETGARNDILRLIGAVTSGVAFLAAGTIVVNAGRVKGLTTGAGMWLAGAVGLACGTGRIGLAGLAAGLTVVVLWLFRRLEDAVEHKAAREAAEEAAARAEAGLLARARHPGSEAE, from the coding sequence ATGTCGTTTCTCGACCCCCTCTGGTCCGATCTCGCGGCCTCCTTCACCGCCACCCCGGCGCCGGTGGCGACGCTGCGGCTCGTCGCGGCGATGGTGATGGGCGGGCTGATCGGCTTCGAGCGCGAATGGCACCATAAGCCCGCGGGCCTGCGCACCCATATGCTGATCTCGGTGGCGGCGGCGCTCTTTGCGCTTTTGTCCTTCGAGTTGCTGGAGATCTCGCGGCAGTTGGGCGGCGCGGAGACCGGCGCGCGCAATGATATCTTGCGGCTGATCGGCGCGGTGACCTCGGGGGTGGCGTTCTTGGCGGCGGGCACGATCGTGGTCAACGCGGGCCGCGTGAAGGGGCTGACGACGGGCGCGGGAATGTGGCTGGCGGGCGCGGTGGGGCTGGCCTGCGGCACCGGGCGGATCGGGCTTGCGGGCCTCGCGGCGGGGCTCACGGTCGTTGTGCTGTGGCTCTTCCGGCGGCTCGAGGATGCGGTCGAGCACAAGGCCGCGCGCGAGGCCGCCGAAGAGGCCGCCGCCCGCGCCGAAGCCGGCCTGCTCGCCCGCGCGCGCCACCCGGGCTCGGAGGCCGAGTAA
- the ftsY gene encoding signal recognition particle-docking protein FtsY, translating into MSFFNKLKSRLTRSSTKLEEGLEAIVSEGGAVEAAPESAPESLPAPEAGKKPGFFGRLIGRGGEEAAPRRVLDDEMLESLEELLIASDMGVETALRVSANIAEGRMGKRLSVPEIKGLLADEVARIMGPVARPLPIYPKRPQVVLVVGVNGSGKTTTIGKLASQFKAAGKSVVIAAGDTFRAAAVEQLKVWGERAGVPVLTAPEGSDPASLAFDAMTKAEAEGADLLMIDTAGRLQNRADLMEELAKIVRVIRKKDPSAPHNTLLVLDATTGQNALSQVEIFSKIADVSGLVMTKLDGTAKGGVLVALADRFGLPIHAIGVGEQIDDLAPFDPEEFARALVGAER; encoded by the coding sequence ATGTCGTTTTTCAACAAGCTGAAATCCCGTCTGACCCGTTCATCGACGAAACTCGAGGAGGGGCTCGAGGCGATCGTTTCGGAGGGCGGTGCGGTGGAGGCGGCGCCCGAGAGCGCGCCCGAGAGCCTGCCTGCGCCCGAGGCCGGGAAGAAGCCCGGCTTCTTCGGGCGGCTGATCGGGCGGGGCGGCGAGGAGGCCGCGCCGCGCCGGGTGCTCGATGACGAGATGCTCGAGAGCCTCGAGGAGCTGCTCATCGCCTCCGACATGGGGGTGGAGACGGCGCTCAGGGTCTCGGCCAATATCGCCGAGGGGCGCATGGGCAAGCGCCTTTCCGTGCCGGAGATCAAGGGCTTGCTGGCCGATGAGGTGGCGCGGATCATGGGCCCGGTGGCGCGGCCCCTGCCGATCTACCCCAAGCGCCCGCAGGTGGTTTTGGTGGTGGGCGTCAACGGCTCGGGCAAGACCACGACGATCGGCAAGCTCGCGAGCCAGTTCAAGGCCGCGGGCAAGAGCGTGGTGATCGCGGCGGGCGATACGTTTCGCGCGGCGGCCGTCGAGCAGCTCAAGGTCTGGGGCGAGCGCGCGGGGGTGCCGGTTCTGACCGCGCCCGAGGGTTCGGACCCGGCCTCGCTCGCCTTCGATGCGATGACCAAGGCCGAGGCCGAGGGCGCCGATCTTTTGATGATCGACACCGCCGGGCGGCTGCAAAACCGCGCCGATCTGATGGAGGAGCTCGCCAAGATCGTCCGCGTGATCCGCAAGAAGGACCCGAGCGCGCCGCATAACACGCTCCTCGTGCTCGATGCGACGACGGGCCAGAACGCGCTCAGCCAGGTCGAGATCTTCTCGAAGATCGCCGATGTCTCGGGGCTCGTCATGACCAAGCTCGACGGCACCGCGAAGGGGGGCGTGCTGGTCGCGCTCGCCGATCGGTTCGGGCTGCCGATCCATGCGATCGGGGTGGGCGAGCAGATCGACGATCTGGCGCCCTTCGACCCGGAGGAATTCGCCCGTGCGCTCGTTGGCGCGGAGCGCTGA